In Choloepus didactylus isolate mChoDid1 chromosome 18, mChoDid1.pri, whole genome shotgun sequence, a single genomic region encodes these proteins:
- the KIF2B gene encoding kinesin-like protein KIF2B: MASQFCLPLAPRLSPLRPVKPHFGDIRVGICVAIKRSDGRIHLAMVTEIKRENALVTVEWIEKGIKKGKKIDLETIFLLNPALASSEHPKQSRPLSPFSLAPSAIGDRRMATRWMTMSPRKNETPSGDSPSVGVPSHPCIMKWKKSACLREIEKLEKQREKRRQQQLEIRARRALDVNRGNPNYELVRMIDEYRRHLDSSKMSGLEPLEDHRICVCVRKRPLNQRETTMKDLDIITIPSDNVVMVHESKQKLDLTRYLENQTFCFDHAFDDTASNELVYQFTAQPLVESIFRKGMATCFAYGQTGSGKTHTMGGDFSGRAQDCSKGIYALVAQDVFFLLKNPIYETLDLKVYGTFFEIYGGKVYDLLNWKKKLQVLEDGNQQIQVVGLQEQEVCCVEDVLNLVETGNSCRTSGQTSVNAHSSRSHAVFQIILKSRGKLHGKFSLIDLAGNERGADTAKANRKRQLEGAEINKSLLALKECIRALGQNKVHTPFRASKLTQVLRDSFIGQNSSTCMIATISPGMTSCENTLNTLRYANRVKELTLDVGPPHGCLYPGEHEAPRMLQNHIRNSEMSLHRNELIKMPCAQSEEGQEIKEVVETLSTSSTENTVTSWKESSQWLGNIPETADGVNNDVDFCIAQLLSILDEKICVLTEIQKKLKLLRADLQKKSKVE, from the coding sequence ATGGCCAGCCAGTTCTGCCTCCCGCTCGCCCCGCGCCTCTCGCCCCTGAGACCCGTGAAGCCACACTTCGGAGACATCCGAGTGGGCATCTGCGTGGCGATCAAGCGCAGTGACGGGCGGATCCACCTTGCTATGGtcacagagataaagagagaaaacgCTTTGGTCACAGTAGAGTGGATCGAGAAAGGaatcaaaaaaggaaagaagattgATCTAGAGACCATATTCCTGCTGAATCCAGCGCTGGCCTCGTCTGAACACCCAAAGCAGTCCAGGCCGTTGTCCCCCTTTTCTCTAGCACCATCTGCCATTGGAGACCGGCGTATGGCCACGCGGTGGATGACAATGAGTCCCAGGAAAAACGAAACACCCTCAGGGGACAGCCCGTCCGTGGGGGTTCCCAGCCACCCTTGCATTATGAAGTGGAAAAAGTCAGCCTGTTTACGCGAAATTGAGAAACTGGAGAAGCAGAGGGAGAAGCGCAGGCAGCAGCAGCTGGAGATTCGAGCACGACGCGCCCTTGACGTCAACAGGGGAAACCCCAACTATGAACTCGTGCGCATGATCGATGAGTACCGCAGGCACCTGGACAGTAGCAAGATGTCTGGCTTGGAGCCCCTGGAAGACCATCGGATCTGCGTCTGCGTGAGGAAACGACCTCTCAACCAGCGAGAGACCACCATGAAGGACCTGGATATCATCACCATCCCCTCGGATAACGTGGTCATGGTGCACGAATCCAAGCAGAAGTTGGACCTCACCCGCTACCTGGAGAACCAGACCTTCTGCTTTGACCATGCCTTTGATGACACTGCCTCCAACGAGTTAGTGTACCAGTTCACTGCCCAGCCGCTGGTGGAGTCCATCTTCCGCAAGGGCATGGCCACCTGCTTTGCCTATGGGCAGACAGGCAGCGGGAAAACGCACACCATGGGTGGAGACTTTTCAGGCAGGGCCCAGGATTGCTCTAAAGGTATCTATGCCCTGGTAGCTCAGGATGTCTTCTTTCTGCTCAAAAACCCCATTTATGAGACGCTTGACCTCAAGGTCTATGGgacattttttgagatatatgGGGGCAAGGTGTATGATTTGTTGAACtggaagaagaaactgcaagTTCTTGAGGATGGCAATCAGCAAATCCAGGTGGTCGGGCTGCAGGAACAGGAGGTGTGCTGTGTGGAGGACGTGCTGAACCTCGTGGAAACTGGGAACAGCTGCCGGACTTCCGGACAGACATCTGTCAATGCCCACTCTTCCAGGAGCCACGCGGTGTTCCAGATCATCCTGAAGTCAAGAGGAAAACTGCATGGCAAGTTTTCCCTCATTGATTTGGCTGGGAACGAAAGGGGAGCAGATACTGCCAAAGCCAACAGAAAGAGGCAGCTGGAAGGGGCCGAGATTAACAAGAGTCTCCTTGCCCTTAAGGAATGTATCCGAGCTTTGGGTCAGAATAAGGTTCATACCCCATTCAGAGCCAGCAAACTCACACAGGTACTCCGGGATTCCTTTATAGGCCAGAACTCCTCGACTTGCATGATTGCTACTATCTCTCCAGGAATGACCTCTTGTGAAAACACCCTCAACACTTTAAGATATGCAAACAGAGTAAAAGAATTAACTCTAGATGTCGGACCTCCCCATGGTTGCCTCTATCCGGGTGAACATGAGGCACCAAGGATGTTACAAAACCACATTAGGAATTCAGAAATGTCCCTTCACAGGAATGAACTTATTAAAATGCCTTGTGCACAGAGTGAGGAGGGGCAAGAGATTAAAGAAGTAGTTGAAACATTATCGACTTCATCAACAGAGAATACAGTGACCTCATGGAAGGAGTCCAGCCAATGGCTGGGGAACATTCCAGAGACAGCTGATGGGGTAAACAATGATGTAGATTTTTGCATTGCCCAGTTATTGTCTATTTTGGATGAGAAAATCTGTGTTTTGACTGAGATccaaaagaaactgaaattatTACGAGCTGACCTCCAAAAGAAGAGCAAGGTAGAGTGA